A genomic segment from Ancylothrix sp. D3o encodes:
- a CDS encoding non-ribosomal peptide synthetase, protein MSDNSINGKQLTQSSATLVELLQNRALHQPEQKYTFLADGETETASLTYRELDKLARAHAARLQALGMSGERALLLFPPGLDYLAAFFGCLYAQVIAVPLYPPKLKRNLGKISAIAKDCEATIALAPARHLENLEQLCSQAPELKTLRWLAIETLYDDSQKWQPPQIKPDEVAYLQYTSGSTSTPKGVMVSHANVLYNIEYIHRGFQHDSDSVAVTWLPPFHDMGLIDGLLKPLYMGIPCYFMPPAAFTQRPIRWLEVISRYKATHSGGPNFAYELCSRKIFSEHKKNLDLSSWRVAYNGAEPINKETLEQFSEAFKEFGFRADAFCPAYGMAETTLKISTVSSTETPAFLAVKAEALENNQILEASPEEQEIRTLVGCGFPDFGTKVIIVNPETLRECAANEVGEIWVAGETVARGYWNRPEETEKTFQAYLSDTGEGPFLRTGDLGFLREGELFITGRLKDLIIIRGRNLYPQDIERTAERSHAGLRLGANAAFSVKVSGVEQMVIVQELESRKVPANSEEILSAIRDRIAVEYEVQTYGILLIKPGSIPKTTSGKIQRRAAYAEFLAGNLEVVASSILEISDFVEIENKLTRENLLTAGLEEQQTQLENYLRQQVARVLKVSLAQIESAQDFRNFGFDSLTVFEFKNLIEADLKIGLAIEDLFEELSISQLAEKILGKLTKEPISAFIQPVSRLENIPLSFAQERLWFFDQLEPGNPFYNLCGAVRMTGEINAEALRQSIEKIIDRHEILRTSFTSAEKQPIQVIKAVGNFWLPIIDLSNFDACKREEKVQKLSAEEAKLPFDLTQANLLRAKLLRLSESEHILLLSAHHIIFDGWSLGVFLRELAAFYQGFVDNNLAEIPALPVQYADFANWQRQQMQGEKVETQLAYWKEQLKGSETILNLPTDFARPAVQSYKGSRQLFELPEHLTEAIKQLSRTEKTTVFMTLLAAFKTLLYRYTGQEDILIGSPIAGRNTSETESLIGFFVNTLVLRSNLTGNLTLRELLAQIREVSLGAYAHQELPFEKLVEELQPERNLSHAPLFQVMFAFQNASEFALELPGLSLNCQQIHTGTTNFDLTLEIEATETTIKGWFEYSTDLFKPATIARMTGHFQNLLESIVANSAARLSDLSLLTKAETQQLLFEWNNTQTNNFQNTCIHRLFEAQVAKTPDAVAVQFECKTLTYRELNERANKLAHYLQSFGVKPDVIVGIYMQRSFDAIVAILGVLKAGGAYAALDPNYSKERLAFMLEDAEIRVLLTQAELKAQIAATNNIYVICLDAEWERIAKENSANPESAVQPENLAYVIYTSGSTGKPKGVMVEHKSLANYTQAASIEYGIKAGDKVLQFASLSFDASAEEIYPCLTQGATLVLRGYSMLDSVSSFLKKCQEWQITILDLPTAYWRELTARLSREKQEFPPSVRLVIIGGEAALLESLKQWRNCVSEKVRLVNTYGPTETTIVATWCELSGEFSTAKSVSIGRPIPNVCIYVLGENLQPVPIGVAGELYIGGAGVSRGYINRSELNSEKFIANIFSNVEGEKLYKTGDLVRYLPDGNLEFIGRTDRQVKIRGFRIELGEIESALSQYPDVAEAVVIVREEDLGDKHLVAYVVLNSQDSQARRLRHWMRDKLPEYMIPASFVFLESLPLTTNGKVDFKALPAPLPNTSEVDFIAPQTLEEKVLANIWAEVLGVEKVGREDNFFELGGHSLLATQLIAKVRDAFQVEISLRALFQSPTVANLAAVIAEAKNTEQEPIFSLPVITPNVENRYQAFPLNEMQQAYWIGRNSFFEMGNVAIHGYVEIESDNLDLERFSLAWQRVVERHDMLRAIVLPNGEQQILEKVPVYKIEVFDLRNIDAELAGEKLEEIRNRLSHQVLPLDRWPLFEICACQITDRRTRLHISIDALCIDGWSFQILFGDLVKFYTNPNIEILPLELSFRDCVLATIALEKSPLFEQSLNYWRNRLKTLPPAPELPLAKQPNSLTQPRFKRWSNRLDAATWQRLKTRTAQANLTPTGLLLAAYADILSLWSKTPRFTLNVPRFNRLPLHPQVEELIGEFASFTLLEVDNSNRESFEKKAKRLQEQLWQDLEHQYVSGVRILRELAQAQGTTATLMPVVFTIDPQNAPGEDNSIFSMIEKLGELIYIIGQTPQVWIDAQFTETAEGLSFSWDAVEDLFPQGMIDDMFDAYCRLLQSLATEEETWHKTARKMLPPAHLQQRAVVNGINAPIPDVLLHELFAHQVKLRAQEAAVITSKVTLTYNQLFRLSNQVGHRLRHLGVRPNQLVAVVMEKGWEQIVAVLGILASGAAYLPVDAALPQERLLYLLENGEVQFVLTQSWVNQRFVWPAGVQRICVDTDELRGESEEALVPVQQPEDLAYVIYTSGSTGLPKGVEIAHRGVVNAILHTNEVFKVGASDRAIAVTALHHDMSVYDIFGLLAAGGAIIIPDAAKRLDPSHWAELMLKEGVTIWNSVPPMMEMLLDYAAGRNDVLPVCLRWAFLGGDWIPVTLPERLGQLVDKCRVVSVGGPTETTLWNIWYVVENVDPSSIPSPNGKTDSLVGWVEERNPTNEINSTNELGFAALNSTNELGFAALNPTYKKSQRKCFSQSIPYGKPIVNTKYYILNEKLEDCPVWVAGEMCCAGVGLTKGYWRNEEKTKASFITHPVTGEKLYRTGDLGRYLPDGNIEFLGREDFRLKIRGYRIEAGEIEAALNEHPAVKTSIVTAFGKNHSQKRLVVYILPQQNAVPATCELRQFLSEKLPDYMVPSAFVIIDKLPLSANGKINRKALPEPDAAIPEQKTFIEPRTPVEEMLVRICSEVLGIEKLSVSDNFFELGGNSLLAIQLTGKVRESCQVELPLCEIFERHSLAGLAEKISERKSQQITVEEPIIAPVSRSAYRMKLSSLS, encoded by the coding sequence ATGAGTGACAACAGCATTAACGGAAAGCAACTCACCCAAAGTTCTGCCACTTTAGTAGAACTTCTCCAAAACCGAGCGCTCCACCAACCAGAGCAAAAATATACATTTCTGGCAGATGGAGAAACCGAAACAGCCAGCTTGACTTACCGAGAGTTAGACAAGCTCGCGCGGGCACACGCCGCACGGCTTCAAGCTTTGGGTATGAGTGGCGAACGAGCCTTACTGCTGTTTCCCCCAGGATTGGACTATTTAGCCGCATTTTTCGGATGTTTGTACGCCCAAGTTATTGCAGTTCCCCTTTATCCGCCAAAGCTGAAACGCAATTTAGGGAAAATTAGCGCCATCGCCAAAGACTGCGAGGCAACAATAGCCCTAGCGCCCGCCCGACACCTGGAAAATTTAGAGCAGCTATGCTCGCAAGCGCCAGAACTCAAAACCCTGCGCTGGCTGGCAATAGAAACGCTTTACGATGACAGCCAAAAATGGCAACCGCCGCAAATTAAACCGGATGAAGTGGCTTATCTTCAGTACACTTCCGGCTCAACCTCCACACCGAAAGGCGTGATGGTAAGCCATGCAAACGTTCTATACAATATTGAATACATTCACCGAGGCTTTCAGCACGACTCCGACAGCGTAGCCGTTACATGGCTTCCCCCCTTTCACGACATGGGGTTAATTGACGGATTGCTCAAACCCCTTTATATGGGGATTCCGTGTTACTTTATGCCACCGGCAGCCTTTACTCAGCGCCCGATTCGTTGGCTAGAAGTTATTTCTCGCTACAAAGCCACCCACAGCGGCGGCCCAAATTTTGCTTATGAGTTATGTTCGCGCAAAATTTTCTCTGAGCACAAAAAAAACTTAGATTTGAGCAGTTGGCGCGTTGCCTATAACGGCGCAGAACCGATCAATAAAGAAACTCTCGAACAATTTAGCGAAGCTTTTAAAGAGTTCGGATTTCGTGCTGATGCCTTTTGTCCGGCTTACGGAATGGCAGAAACAACGCTGAAAATTTCCACAGTTAGCAGCACAGAAACACCGGCTTTTTTAGCAGTAAAAGCAGAGGCGCTGGAAAACAATCAAATACTAGAAGCTTCACCAGAAGAGCAAGAAATCAGAACTTTAGTAGGCTGCGGTTTTCCAGATTTTGGCACTAAAGTTATCATTGTTAATCCTGAAACTTTGAGAGAGTGCGCTGCAAACGAAGTAGGAGAAATTTGGGTAGCCGGTGAAACTGTGGCGCGAGGTTATTGGAATCGCCCAGAAGAGACAGAAAAAACTTTTCAAGCCTATCTTTCTGATACAGGAGAAGGGCCGTTTTTAAGAACTGGAGATTTAGGCTTTTTACGCGAGGGAGAACTGTTTATTACAGGCCGGCTTAAAGATTTAATTATTATTAGAGGTCGCAATCTTTACCCGCAAGATATAGAGAGAACAGCAGAACGTAGTCATGCCGGTTTACGTTTGGGGGCTAATGCAGCATTTTCTGTGAAAGTGAGCGGTGTTGAACAAATGGTTATTGTTCAAGAATTAGAAAGTCGCAAAGTGCCGGCGAATAGCGAAGAAATTCTAAGCGCCATCCGTGACAGAATTGCGGTGGAATATGAGGTGCAAACTTATGGAATTTTGCTGATAAAACCTGGCAGCATTCCGAAAACAACTAGCGGCAAAATTCAACGCCGCGCCGCCTATGCAGAGTTTTTAGCTGGCAACTTGGAAGTTGTGGCTAGTAGCATTTTAGAAATATCTGATTTTGTTGAAATTGAAAATAAGCTGACGCGAGAAAATCTGCTAACAGCCGGTTTAGAAGAACAGCAGACACAGTTAGAAAACTATTTGCGACAGCAGGTAGCGCGGGTTTTGAAAGTTAGTTTGGCTCAAATTGAATCAGCCCAAGATTTTAGGAATTTTGGCTTTGATTCGTTGACGGTGTTTGAGTTTAAAAATCTCATCGAAGCTGACTTAAAAATAGGTTTAGCAATTGAAGACTTATTTGAGGAATTGAGCATTTCTCAATTGGCAGAAAAGATTTTAGGAAAATTGACAAAAGAGCCGATTAGTGCTTTTATTCAGCCAGTTTCTCGGCTTGAAAATATACCCCTGTCTTTTGCTCAAGAACGCTTGTGGTTTTTTGATCAATTGGAACCAGGAAATCCTTTTTATAACCTTTGCGGTGCAGTTCGGATGACAGGAGAAATTAATGCCGAAGCACTCAGACAAAGTATTGAGAAAATTATCGACCGGCACGAGATTTTGAGAACAAGTTTTACAAGTGCCGAAAAACAACCCATACAAGTTATTAAGGCTGTTGGTAATTTTTGGTTGCCGATTATAGATTTAAGTAATTTTGATGCTTGCAAACGCGAAGAAAAAGTGCAAAAACTGTCTGCGGAAGAAGCAAAATTACCGTTTGATTTAACTCAAGCTAATTTGCTCCGGGCTAAACTTTTGCGCTTATCTGAAAGTGAACATATCCTGCTTTTATCGGCACACCATATCATTTTTGATGGTTGGTCTTTGGGCGTGTTTTTGCGAGAATTAGCCGCATTTTATCAAGGTTTTGTTGATAATAATTTAGCCGAAATTCCAGCTTTGCCGGTTCAGTATGCAGACTTTGCAAATTGGCAACGTCAACAGATGCAAGGAGAAAAAGTAGAAACTCAACTTGCTTACTGGAAAGAGCAATTAAAGGGTAGCGAAACAATTTTAAATTTACCCACAGATTTTGCTCGCCCTGCTGTTCAAAGTTATAAGGGAAGCCGGCAATTATTTGAATTGCCAGAGCATTTAACAGAGGCAATTAAGCAATTAAGCCGAACGGAAAAAACAACTGTATTTATGACGTTGTTGGCAGCATTTAAAACGCTGCTTTATCGTTACACCGGCCAAGAAGATATCCTCATCGGTTCACCAATTGCCGGTCGTAATACCAGCGAAACTGAATCATTAATTGGATTTTTTGTCAATACTTTAGTTTTGCGGTCTAACTTAACCGGCAATCTAACTTTGCGAGAATTGCTTGCTCAAATTCGGGAGGTAAGTTTAGGCGCTTATGCACATCAAGAATTGCCGTTTGAAAAGCTTGTAGAAGAATTACAACCAGAGCGTAATTTAAGTCATGCGCCCCTATTTCAGGTGATGTTTGCTTTTCAAAATGCCTCAGAATTCGCGTTAGAATTGCCTGGTTTAAGTTTAAACTGCCAACAAATCCACACCGGCACCACAAACTTTGATTTAACCCTCGAAATAGAAGCCACAGAAACAACGATTAAAGGCTGGTTTGAATACAGTACAGATTTATTTAAACCGGCAACTATTGCCCGAATGACAGGACACTTTCAAAATTTATTAGAAAGTATCGTTGCCAATTCCGCCGCACGGCTGTCAGATTTATCTTTGCTTACAAAAGCAGAAACTCAGCAGCTTTTATTTGAGTGGAATAATACTCAAACAAATAACTTTCAAAATACCTGCATTCATCGCTTATTTGAAGCACAAGTGGCAAAAACTCCTGATGCTGTGGCGGTGCAATTTGAATGCAAAACTCTTACTTACCGCGAACTCAATGAGCGAGCGAATAAACTTGCACATTACCTGCAATCTTTTGGGGTAAAACCTGATGTGATTGTTGGGATATATATGCAGCGCTCATTTGATGCAATTGTGGCTATTTTAGGGGTATTAAAGGCCGGTGGTGCTTATGCAGCGCTCGATCCGAACTATTCCAAAGAGCGCCTCGCATTCATGCTAGAAGATGCAGAAATTCGGGTATTGCTAACGCAAGCGGAATTAAAAGCACAAATAGCGGCGACAAATAATATTTATGTGATTTGTTTGGATGCAGAATGGGAGAGAATTGCTAAAGAAAATTCAGCTAATCCTGAGAGTGCAGTTCAGCCAGAAAACCTTGCTTATGTTATCTATACATCGGGTTCTACCGGCAAGCCAAAAGGAGTGATGGTAGAGCATAAATCTTTGGCAAATTATACTCAAGCTGCGAGTATTGAATATGGCATTAAAGCCGGTGATAAAGTTCTACAATTTGCTTCTCTGAGTTTCGACGCCAGCGCTGAAGAAATTTATCCTTGTTTAACGCAAGGAGCAACTTTGGTATTGCGTGGGTATTCGATGTTAGATAGCGTTTCTTCTTTCCTCAAAAAGTGTCAGGAATGGCAAATAACTATATTAGATTTGCCGACAGCTTATTGGCGAGAATTAACTGCTAGACTCAGCAGAGAAAAACAAGAATTTCCGCCATCAGTACGCTTGGTAATTATTGGCGGAGAAGCGGCGCTTTTAGAGTCGCTGAAACAGTGGAGAAATTGCGTATCAGAAAAAGTGCGCCTCGTCAATACTTACGGCCCTACAGAAACAACAATTGTGGCTACATGGTGCGAGTTATCTGGGGAATTTTCTACAGCAAAATCGGTGTCAATTGGTCGTCCTATTCCCAATGTTTGTATTTATGTGCTGGGTGAGAATTTGCAACCTGTTCCAATTGGGGTAGCGGGGGAACTTTATATTGGCGGTGCGGGGGTTAGCAGAGGTTATATTAATCGCTCTGAGCTAAATTCTGAAAAGTTTATTGCTAATATTTTTAGCAATGTAGAAGGTGAGAAACTTTACAAAACCGGCGATTTGGTACGTTATCTTCCTGATGGAAATTTAGAATTTATTGGGAGAACTGACAGGCAAGTAAAAATTCGGGGTTTCCGTATTGAGTTGGGAGAAATTGAATCTGCACTAAGTCAATATCCAGATGTTGCGGAAGCAGTAGTTATTGTGCGGGAGGAAGATTTAGGTGATAAGCATTTAGTTGCTTATGTTGTTTTAAATTCACAGGATTCGCAGGCGAGACGCCTGCGCCACTGGATGCGAGATAAGTTGCCTGAGTATATGATACCGGCCAGTTTTGTGTTTTTAGAATCACTGCCATTAACTACTAATGGTAAAGTTGATTTCAAGGCACTTCCTGCACCATTACCAAACACATCCGAAGTCGATTTTATCGCACCTCAAACTTTAGAAGAGAAAGTTTTAGCTAATATTTGGGCTGAGGTTTTGGGTGTGGAAAAGGTGGGAAGAGAAGACAACTTTTTTGAGTTGGGAGGTCACTCTTTACTGGCAACTCAATTGATTGCTAAAGTGCGTGATGCGTTTCAGGTTGAAATATCACTGCGAGCTTTATTTCAATCGCCGACGGTGGCAAATTTGGCGGCGGTGATAGCCGAGGCAAAAAACACAGAACAAGAGCCGATTTTTTCGCTGCCGGTGATTACTCCAAATGTGGAAAATCGCTACCAAGCTTTTCCGCTTAACGAAATGCAGCAGGCATACTGGATTGGCAGAAATAGCTTTTTTGAAATGGGTAATGTTGCCATTCACGGTTATGTAGAAATTGAGAGCGATAATTTAGATTTAGAGCGGTTTTCTTTGGCATGGCAGCGAGTTGTAGAACGTCACGATATGCTGCGAGCAATAGTTTTGCCAAATGGAGAACAGCAAATTTTAGAAAAGGTGCCGGTGTATAAAATTGAGGTTTTTGATTTGCGAAATATTGATGCAGAATTGGCCGGTGAAAAACTAGAAGAAATTCGCAATCGCCTTTCCCACCAAGTGCTACCTTTGGATCGTTGGCCGCTTTTTGAAATTTGCGCTTGCCAAATTACAGATCGCCGTACTCGTCTGCACATTAGTATTGATGCTTTGTGCATAGATGGCTGGAGTTTTCAAATTTTATTCGGAGATTTGGTGAAGTTTTACACCAATCCAAATATCGAAATTTTACCCTTGGAACTTTCTTTCCGTGATTGCGTATTAGCCACTATTGCTTTAGAAAAATCACCTTTATTTGAGCAGTCTTTAAACTACTGGCGAAATCGCTTAAAAACGCTGCCACCGGCCCCAGAATTACCCCTGGCCAAACAGCCAAATTCCTTGACGCAACCGCGATTTAAACGCTGGAGTAATCGTTTAGATGCAGCAACCTGGCAGCGTCTTAAAACCCGCACTGCTCAAGCCAATCTCACACCCACCGGCTTATTATTAGCTGCATACGCAGACATTCTTTCTCTGTGGAGTAAAACGCCTCGCTTTACACTTAATGTGCCGCGTTTTAATCGCCTTCCTTTGCATCCTCAAGTTGAGGAACTGATCGGCGAATTTGCTTCATTTACTTTGCTGGAAGTAGATAACTCAAATCGAGAAAGTTTTGAGAAAAAAGCAAAACGTTTGCAAGAACAATTATGGCAAGATTTAGAGCACCAATATGTTAGCGGTGTGCGAATTTTGCGAGAACTTGCCCAAGCGCAAGGTACCACCGCAACACTGATGCCGGTTGTATTCACTATCGATCCACAAAATGCGCCTGGGGAAGATAATTCAATTTTTTCTATGATTGAAAAATTGGGAGAATTAATTTATATAATCGGTCAAACGCCGCAAGTTTGGATAGATGCACAATTTACCGAAACTGCTGAGGGGTTGTCTTTTAGCTGGGATGCGGTGGAAGACCTTTTTCCGCAAGGCATGATTGATGATATGTTTGATGCCTATTGCCGGCTGTTACAAAGCCTCGCCACAGAAGAGGAAACGTGGCACAAAACGGCACGAAAGATGCTACCCCCGGCACACTTGCAACAAAGAGCGGTTGTTAACGGCATCAATGCACCTATACCTGATGTCTTGCTGCATGAGTTATTTGCTCACCAAGTGAAGCTGCGGGCACAGGAAGCAGCGGTGATTACGAGTAAAGTTACTCTCACATATAACCAGTTATTCCGTCTTTCCAATCAAGTTGGGCATCGATTGCGACATTTAGGCGTTCGTCCTAATCAATTAGTTGCCGTTGTGATGGAGAAAGGATGGGAGCAAATTGTGGCTGTGCTGGGGATTTTGGCATCTGGGGCCGCTTATTTGCCTGTAGATGCGGCGCTACCACAAGAACGGCTGTTGTATTTGCTTGAAAATGGCGAAGTTCAGTTTGTTTTGACGCAATCTTGGGTAAATCAGCGCTTCGTGTGGCCGGCTGGTGTGCAGCGAATATGCGTTGATACTGATGAATTGAGGGGAGAAAGTGAGGAAGCTTTGGTGCCGGTGCAGCAACCAGAAGACTTAGCTTATGTGATTTATACTTCAGGTTCCACCGGCTTGCCGAAAGGCGTTGAAATTGCCCACCGAGGCGTTGTAAATGCCATCCTGCACACCAACGAAGTTTTTAAGGTAGGTGCTTCGGATCGCGCTATTGCAGTGACGGCGCTGCATCACGATATGTCGGTTTATGACATTTTTGGGTTGCTGGCTGCCGGTGGGGCAATCATTATTCCCGATGCTGCAAAACGGCTAGATCCTTCTCACTGGGCGGAATTGATGCTCAAAGAGGGCGTCACAATTTGGAATTCGGTGCCGCCGATGATGGAAATGCTGCTTGATTACGCTGCCGGTCGAAATGATGTGCTACCAGTGTGCTTGCGCTGGGCATTTTTAGGAGGAGATTGGATTCCGGTGACGCTGCCTGAACGGTTGGGGCAACTCGTGGACAAATGCCGCGTTGTCAGTGTCGGCGGGCCCACTGAAACGACTCTTTGGAATATTTGGTATGTGGTGGAAAACGTCGATCCGTCTTCAATACCTTCGCCAAATGGAAAAACGGACTCATTGGTAGGTTGGGTTGAGGAACGAAACCCAACTAATGAGATCAATTCAACTAATGAGTTGGGTTTTGCTGCGCTCAATTCAACTAATGAGTTGGGTTTTGCTGCGCTCAACCCAACCTACAAAAAATCTCAAAGGAAATGTTTTTCCCAGAGCATTCCTTACGGGAAGCCAATTGTTAATACAAAGTATTACATTTTGAATGAAAAATTGGAAGATTGCCCCGTATGGGTTGCCGGTGAAATGTGTTGTGCTGGAGTAGGTTTAACTAAAGGATATTGGCGAAATGAAGAAAAAACAAAAGCCAGTTTTATCACCCATCCTGTCACCGGTGAAAAGTTGTATCGAACAGGAGATTTAGGGCGCTATTTACCTGATGGCAATATCGAATTTTTAGGGCGAGAAGATTTCCGTTTAAAAATTCGTGGATATCGCATTGAAGCAGGAGAAATAGAAGCCGCGTTAAATGAGCATCCAGCAGTCAAAACATCGATTGTTACAGCTTTTGGAAAAAATCACAGTCAAAAACGCTTAGTCGTGTATATTTTGCCTCAACAAAATGCTGTACCCGCAACTTGCGAATTGCGACAATTTTTGAGCGAAAAACTGCCAGATTATATGGTGCCGTCGGCATTTGTAATCATCGATAAACTGCCACTTTCTGCGAATGGCAAAATTAACCGTAAAGCATTGCCTGAACCCGATGCAGCAATTCCAGAACAAAAGACTTTTATTGAACCTCGCACACCCGTTGAGGAAATGCTGGTGAGAATTTGCTCAGAAGTTTTGGGCATTGAAAAACTCAGTGTTTCCGATAACTTTTTTGAACTTGGCGGAAATTCGCTTTTAGCAATTCAATTAACTGGAAAAGTGCGAGAATCTTGTCAAGTAGAATTGCCGCTTTGCGAGATTTTTGAAAGGCATTCACTGGCTGGTCTTGCCGAAAAAATTTCCGAAAGAAAATCTCAACAAATCACCGTAGAAGAACCAATAATTGCCCCCGTCTCCCGCTCCGCCTATCGCATGAAACTATCCTCCTTGAGCTAA